A section of the Kribbella sp. HUAS MG21 genome encodes:
- a CDS encoding Fur family transcriptional regulator, producing MTSAVEVSAQRLRERGERVTPARLAVVEVLASTEEHLSAEQIGERAEQLRPGIHRATVYRALDALGEFGLVTHVHLGRAGTTYHLAGDLAPRHLHLRCSECGTVYDAPGDILESARKKVARELGFHLAPEQVALVGVCKDCQ from the coding sequence ATGACGAGTGCGGTCGAGGTCAGTGCGCAGCGGTTGCGGGAGCGGGGTGAGCGGGTGACCCCGGCCCGGCTCGCGGTGGTCGAGGTGCTGGCGAGCACCGAGGAGCACCTGAGCGCCGAGCAGATCGGCGAGCGCGCCGAGCAGCTGCGCCCGGGCATCCACCGCGCGACCGTCTACCGCGCGCTCGACGCGCTGGGCGAGTTCGGCCTGGTCACGCACGTGCACCTCGGCCGGGCCGGTACGACGTACCACCTGGCCGGCGACCTCGCGCCGCGGCACCTGCACCTGCGCTGCTCGGAGTGCGGCACGGTGTACGACGCCCCGGGCGACATCCTCGAGTCCGCCCGCAAGAAGGTCGCCCGCGAGCTCGGCTTCCACCTGGCGCCCGAGCAGGTCGCGCTGGTCGGGGTCTGCAAGGACTGCCAGTAG
- the topA gene encoding type I DNA topoisomerase, with translation MIAGFLGSGYVVESSFGHIRDLPSGADEIPAKYKGLPWARLGVNVEDHFDPLYVVPADKKAQIRKLKDLLKGADELFLATDEDREGEAIAWHLLEELKPKVPVRRMVFHEITPKAIQDAVGNARDIDEALVDAQEARRILDRLYGYEVSPVLWKKVMPKLSAGRVQSVAIRMVVDRERERIAFRSASYWDLDATLDAGESRTPRQFPSRLVSVDSKRVAQGRDFSATGELKGANTVHLNEETATALAAALRDSQFTVRSIESKPYTRKPYAPFRTTTLQQEAGRKLGMSASQTMQVAQRLYENGNITYMRTDSVTLSDTAITAARAQVRELYGASYLPDKPRVYTSKVKNAQEAHEAIRPAGEVFQTPAQTGLSGAEFRLYELIWMRTIASQMKDAEGRSVSIKIDATASTGEQCEFTSSGRVITFHGFLKAYVEGADDPSAGTDDQETRLPNVEEGDVLPALEVLASGHETKPPARYTEATLIRELEEREIGRPSTYASIIGTIQARKYIYKKGQALVPAWLAFAVVRLLEEHFTRLVDYAFTATMEDVLDEVAAGDLEREGVLSRFYFGDDSLEGLHSMVNDLGDIDAREMSTFPVGGDDSGVVVRVGRYGPYVEDKDERRANVPEDLPPDELTVDKAQELLAQPSGVEHELGTAPDTGLKVVAKAGRFGPYVTEVLPEDAPKGAKPRTGSLLKSMTLDSIGLDDAMKLLSLPRVVGVDPATGDEITAQNGRYGPYLKKGTDSRSLSTEEQMFEITLEEALKIYSEPKQRGRRAAAPPLKELGEDPESKKPVVVKEGRFGPYVTDGETNATLRKDDSVETISLLRAAELLAEKRARGPVKKTAKKAAKKTATKKTAAKKTTATKKTTAKKTAAKKTATKKTAAKKS, from the coding sequence ATGATCGCCGGTTTCCTCGGGTCCGGGTACGTGGTGGAGTCCAGCTTCGGCCACATCCGCGACCTGCCGAGCGGGGCGGACGAGATCCCGGCGAAGTACAAGGGCCTGCCGTGGGCCCGGCTCGGCGTCAACGTCGAGGACCACTTCGACCCGCTGTACGTCGTGCCCGCCGACAAGAAGGCCCAGATCCGCAAGCTCAAGGACCTGCTCAAGGGCGCCGACGAGCTGTTCCTGGCGACAGATGAGGACCGCGAGGGCGAGGCGATCGCCTGGCACCTGCTCGAGGAGCTGAAGCCGAAGGTCCCGGTCCGCCGGATGGTGTTCCACGAGATCACGCCGAAGGCGATCCAGGACGCGGTCGGCAACGCCCGCGACATCGACGAGGCCCTGGTCGACGCCCAGGAGGCGCGCCGGATCCTCGACCGGCTGTACGGGTACGAGGTGTCCCCGGTGCTCTGGAAGAAGGTCATGCCGAAGCTGTCGGCGGGCCGGGTCCAGTCGGTCGCGATCCGGATGGTGGTCGACCGCGAGCGCGAGCGGATCGCGTTCCGCAGCGCGTCGTACTGGGATCTCGACGCCACCCTGGACGCCGGCGAGAGCCGGACGCCGCGGCAATTCCCCTCCCGCCTGGTCTCGGTGGACAGCAAGCGGGTGGCGCAGGGCCGCGACTTCAGCGCGACCGGTGAACTCAAGGGTGCGAACACGGTCCACCTGAACGAGGAGACCGCGACCGCGCTGGCCGCCGCGCTGCGCGACTCGCAGTTCACGGTCCGCTCGATCGAGTCCAAGCCGTACACCCGCAAGCCGTACGCGCCGTTCCGGACCACCACGCTGCAGCAGGAGGCCGGCCGCAAGCTCGGCATGTCCGCGTCGCAGACCATGCAGGTCGCCCAGCGGCTGTACGAGAACGGCAACATCACCTATATGCGTACCGACAGCGTCACGCTGTCGGACACCGCGATCACCGCGGCCCGGGCGCAGGTTCGGGAGCTGTACGGCGCGTCGTACCTGCCGGACAAGCCCCGCGTCTACACCTCCAAGGTGAAGAACGCACAGGAGGCGCACGAGGCGATCCGGCCGGCCGGCGAGGTCTTCCAGACCCCGGCGCAGACCGGTCTGAGCGGTGCCGAGTTCCGGCTCTACGAGCTGATCTGGATGCGGACGATCGCGTCCCAGATGAAGGACGCCGAGGGCCGCAGCGTCTCGATCAAGATCGACGCGACCGCGTCCACCGGCGAGCAGTGCGAGTTCACCTCGTCCGGCCGGGTGATCACGTTCCACGGGTTCCTCAAGGCGTACGTCGAGGGCGCGGACGACCCGTCTGCGGGCACCGACGACCAGGAGACCCGGCTGCCGAACGTCGAGGAGGGCGACGTCCTGCCCGCGCTCGAGGTGCTCGCGTCGGGCCACGAGACGAAGCCGCCGGCGCGGTACACGGAAGCGACGCTGATCCGGGAGCTGGAAGAGCGCGAGATCGGGCGGCCGTCGACGTACGCCTCGATCATCGGCACGATCCAGGCCCGCAAGTACATCTACAAGAAGGGCCAGGCGCTGGTGCCGGCCTGGCTGGCGTTCGCCGTGGTCCGGCTGCTCGAGGAGCACTTCACCCGGCTGGTGGACTACGCGTTCACCGCGACGATGGAGGACGTGCTCGACGAGGTCGCGGCCGGCGACCTGGAGCGCGAGGGCGTGCTGTCCCGGTTCTACTTCGGTGACGACTCGCTCGAGGGCCTGCACTCGATGGTGAACGACCTGGGCGACATCGACGCCCGGGAGATGTCGACGTTCCCGGTCGGCGGGGACGACAGCGGCGTCGTCGTGCGCGTCGGTCGCTACGGGCCGTACGTCGAGGACAAGGACGAGCGGCGCGCGAACGTGCCCGAGGACCTGCCGCCGGACGAGCTGACCGTCGACAAGGCGCAGGAGCTGCTGGCGCAGCCGTCGGGCGTGGAGCACGAGCTCGGTACGGCGCCCGACACCGGGCTGAAGGTGGTCGCGAAGGCGGGCCGCTTCGGGCCGTACGTGACCGAGGTCCTGCCGGAGGACGCGCCCAAGGGCGCCAAACCGCGGACCGGGTCGCTGCTGAAGTCGATGACGCTGGACTCGATCGGGCTCGACGACGCGATGAAGCTGCTGTCGCTGCCGCGGGTCGTCGGCGTCGACCCGGCGACGGGCGACGAGATCACCGCGCAGAACGGGCGCTACGGGCCGTACCTGAAGAAGGGCACGGACTCGCGGTCGCTGTCGACCGAGGAGCAGATGTTCGAGATCACGCTCGAGGAGGCTCTGAAGATCTACTCGGAGCCGAAGCAGCGTGGCCGGCGGGCCGCCGCGCCGCCGCTCAAGGAGCTGGGTGAGGACCCGGAGTCCAAGAAGCCGGTGGTGGTGAAGGAGGGCCGCTTCGGCCCGTACGTCACCGACGGGGAGACGAACGCGACGCTCCGCAAGGACGACTCGGTGGAGACCATCTCGCTGCTCCGCGCGGCCGAGCTGCTGGCGGAAAAGCGCGCCCGCGGCCCGGTGAAGAAGACCGCCAAGAAGGCCGCGAAGAAGACAGCGACCAAGAAGACCGCCGCCAAGAAGACGACGGCCACGAAGAAGACGACGGCCAAGAAGACCGCCGCCAAGAAGACGGCCACGAAGAAGACCGCGGCCAAGAAGTCCTGA
- a CDS encoding alpha/beta hydrolase, translating to MANSRPTSPTSRILTRRRVLGAGLTVGLAATLALPDRAQAVPFDPDQLGVQGEPDFHPVRFRVPEPTGRKSLGVTALHLVDRGRPDPSMPGGQRELMVSLWYPASLAGTAPFAKYMPERTAKEVDAVWTGEYGLALPPGSFDFANTETHARVDVPVQRLRHPVVLFSPGYQYSRFVNTAQVEDLASRGYVVVTMDHPHETPVEYPGGRFLPGATHAEPPTPGDIRKAVEARTADARFVLDQLERLAAGENVDADGKDLPDGLANSLDLRKVGMFGFALGGYATATTMLEDRRILAGADLDGTLQDDRAEGPLGEVAERGLDRPFLLFGSGETQRTDPAKEYYDKSWAAFWQAQRGAKLNLTLTHTKQKAFTDYQFVFSQLFHDIYGDDPIVTSAVAALVGSAKPARSVLAQREYLAAFFDLTLRRRPSTLLRGESTKFPEVRFAR from the coding sequence ATGGCGAACTCGCGTCCCACCAGCCCCACCAGCCGCATCCTCACCAGGCGTCGCGTGCTGGGGGCGGGTCTGACCGTCGGTCTCGCGGCGACGCTTGCCCTGCCTGACCGGGCGCAGGCCGTTCCGTTCGATCCGGACCAGCTGGGAGTACAGGGAGAGCCGGACTTTCATCCGGTGCGGTTTCGGGTGCCGGAGCCGACGGGGCGGAAGTCGCTGGGGGTGACCGCGCTGCACCTGGTCGACCGGGGGCGGCCGGATCCGAGTATGCCTGGTGGGCAGCGGGAGTTGATGGTCAGTCTGTGGTACCCGGCGTCGCTGGCGGGTACGGCGCCGTTCGCGAAGTACATGCCGGAGCGGACGGCGAAAGAGGTGGACGCCGTCTGGACGGGTGAGTACGGGCTGGCGCTCCCACCCGGCTCGTTCGACTTCGCGAACACCGAGACGCACGCGCGGGTCGACGTACCGGTCCAGCGGCTGCGGCATCCCGTCGTACTGTTCTCGCCCGGCTATCAGTACAGCCGGTTCGTGAACACCGCGCAGGTGGAGGACCTCGCGAGCCGCGGGTACGTCGTCGTGACCATGGACCACCCGCACGAGACGCCGGTCGAGTACCCGGGCGGCCGGTTCCTGCCGGGCGCGACGCACGCGGAGCCGCCGACCCCGGGCGACATCCGGAAGGCCGTCGAGGCCCGGACCGCGGACGCCCGCTTCGTCCTGGACCAGCTCGAGCGCCTGGCCGCCGGCGAGAACGTCGATGCCGACGGCAAGGACCTTCCGGACGGGCTCGCGAACAGCTTGGACCTGCGCAAGGTCGGCATGTTCGGCTTCGCGCTCGGCGGCTACGCGACCGCGACCACGATGCTCGAGGACCGCCGGATCCTGGCCGGCGCCGACCTCGACGGCACCCTCCAGGACGACCGCGCCGAGGGGCCGCTCGGCGAGGTCGCGGAGCGCGGGCTGGACCGGCCGTTCCTGCTGTTCGGCTCCGGCGAGACCCAGCGCACCGACCCGGCCAAGGAGTACTACGACAAGTCCTGGGCCGCGTTCTGGCAGGCGCAGCGCGGCGCGAAGCTCAACCTGACGCTCACGCACACCAAGCAGAAGGCGTTCACCGACTACCAGTTCGTCTTCTCCCAGCTCTTCCACGACATCTACGGCGACGACCCGATCGTCACCTCGGCCGTCGCGGCTCTCGTCGGCAGCGCGAAACCGGCCCGCAGCGTGCTCGCCCAGCGCGAGTACCTCGCCGCGTTCTTCGACCTGACGCTCCGTCGCCGCCCCTCCACGCTGCTGCGCGGCGAGTCCACGAAATTCCCGGAAGTGCGCTTCGCCCGCTGA